In a genomic window of Bradyrhizobium sp. LLZ17:
- a CDS encoding extracellular solute-binding protein: protein MFMFQRLLEGPGVRLCVVAFALAAGLAASGVRAEEAHAIAMHGKPALAADFTHMPYANPEAPKGGRLTWGMLGTFDSLNPFIVRGLAVQQMRGYVVESLLARGQDEPFTLYGLLARTVETDDQRSYVTFRLDPRARFSDGKQVTADDVLFSWQLLRDHGRPNLRQYYGKVAKADAPDPLTVRFDLAGANDRELPLILGLMPILPKHAVDVATFEETTLTGPIGSGPYRVTVVKPGASVTLTRNPDYWGRDLPVNRGLYNFDEIRLDYFREANGQFEAFKRGLYDFRVENEPLRWHDGYDFPAAKSGDVIRDTIKPGVPQPSEFLVFNTRRPIFADIRVRQALTLLFDFELVNRSYFFGLYSRVAGYFAGSELSAYGRPADASERELLKPFAARMPPDIMDGIYRLPVTDGSGRDRTTLRAALKLLSEAGYDLEGTVLRNRATKAPLTFEILVTTRDQERIALAFQRDLKRAGIEPSVRSVDPVQFDQRRLGYEFDMIQNRWDQSLSPGNEQYFYWGSAAADNPGTRNYMGARDPAVDAMIAALLEARDHTDFVSAVRALDRALIAGFYTIPLFNVSEQWIARWNRIERPSTTALSGYLPETWWSKGPSPAK, encoded by the coding sequence TGTTCATGTTCCAGCGCCTGCTCGAGGGCCCCGGTGTGCGCCTCTGCGTCGTCGCCTTTGCTCTGGCCGCCGGGCTCGCAGCAAGCGGCGTGCGAGCCGAGGAAGCGCATGCCATCGCGATGCACGGCAAGCCGGCACTAGCGGCCGATTTCACCCACATGCCCTATGCCAATCCGGAAGCGCCCAAGGGCGGGCGGCTGACCTGGGGCATGCTCGGCACCTTCGACAGCCTCAATCCCTTCATCGTGAGGGGATTGGCCGTGCAGCAGATGCGGGGCTACGTGGTCGAGAGCCTGCTTGCGCGCGGACAGGATGAGCCGTTCACGCTCTATGGACTCCTCGCCAGGACCGTCGAGACCGACGACCAGCGGAGTTATGTCACCTTCCGCCTCGATCCCCGCGCCCGCTTCTCCGACGGCAAGCAGGTCACCGCCGACGACGTGCTGTTTTCCTGGCAGCTTCTGCGCGACCACGGCCGCCCGAACCTTCGGCAATACTATGGCAAGGTCGCCAAGGCCGACGCGCCAGATCCCCTCACCGTCCGCTTCGACCTCGCGGGCGCCAATGACCGCGAATTGCCACTGATCCTCGGCCTGATGCCGATCCTGCCGAAACATGCTGTCGACGTCGCGACGTTCGAGGAGACGACGCTGACCGGGCCGATCGGCTCGGGCCCCTACCGGGTCACGGTGGTGAAGCCCGGCGCCAGCGTCACGCTGACCCGCAATCCCGATTATTGGGGCCGCGACCTCCCAGTCAATCGCGGGCTCTACAATTTCGACGAGATCAGGCTCGACTATTTTCGCGAGGCGAACGGCCAGTTTGAAGCCTTCAAGCGCGGCCTCTATGATTTCCGTGTCGAGAACGAGCCGCTGCGATGGCACGACGGCTATGATTTTCCCGCGGCAAAGAGCGGCGATGTGATCCGCGACACCATCAAGCCCGGCGTACCGCAGCCGTCGGAATTCCTGGTGTTCAACACGCGGCGGCCGATCTTCGCCGACATCCGCGTGCGCCAGGCGCTGACGCTGCTGTTCGATTTCGAGCTGGTCAACCGCAGCTATTTCTTCGGACTCTATTCGCGCGTTGCCGGCTATTTCGCCGGTTCGGAGCTGTCAGCCTACGGCCGGCCTGCGGATGCAAGCGAGCGCGAACTGCTCAAACCCTTTGCCGCGCGGATGCCGCCCGACATCATGGACGGCATCTATCGCCTCCCCGTCACCGACGGCTCAGGGCGCGACCGCACCACGCTACGCGCCGCGCTAAAGCTGTTGTCGGAGGCCGGCTACGATCTCGAGGGCACAGTGCTGCGCAACCGCGCGACCAAAGCCCCCCTCACTTTCGAGATATTGGTGACCACCCGCGACCAGGAGCGCATCGCGCTGGCGTTCCAGCGCGACCTCAAGCGCGCCGGCATCGAGCCGAGCGTGCGATCGGTCGATCCCGTGCAGTTCGACCAGCGCCGGCTGGGTTACGAGTTCGATATGATCCAGAACCGCTGGGACCAGTCGCTCTCGCCCGGCAACGAGCAATATTTCTATTGGGGCAGCGCAGCCGCGGACAATCCGGGTACCCGCAACTACATGGGCGCCAGGGATCCCGCGGTCGATGCCATGATCGCGGCCCTCTTGGAGGCCCGTGATCATACGGACTTCGTCTCGGCGGTGCGGGCGCTCGACCGTGCCCTGATCGCAGGCTTCTACACAATCCCCCTGTTTAACGTCTCCGAGCAATGGATCGCGCGCTGGAATCGGATAGAACGACCATCGACCACCGCGCTGTCCGGGTATCTGCCGGAGACCTGGTGGTCGAAGGGTCCGTCTCCAGCGAAGTGA